In the genome of Natronocella acetinitrilica, one region contains:
- a CDS encoding ATP-binding protein, translated as MHDDNAAGEMSAATNPLGICRVVLLDSYLPRTASELTIDGHLSITGRNSTGKTSLLRLLPLFFGAEPRRLVRPGREGGLLSFAHYYLPRAGSAIVFGYRTQRGEQMAVFIPNPRQEGLRALLIAGAYDPALFIAPDDSFLPSEELAARARAEGRLVEPCTSYTAYRNLVFGSARERGRTEAARQFNVLHGTGALSGQSLGNIHTILTATLHNHIDERLLRRLLFEQAASANPAHSEDALSRINLDPELLRRWVGNHAGLTTLLSLRESARTTLESADALRTAAQDVAIHRAAAERRLAQSGEQLARAEKTITTQIALIGEIDGKYQLAQKAHEQARGAANDNKSAAESRIRGFRLSEQRLVERGIEDARAIAPSLADRRQAEEAAGNRLQLLKSENADIETALRAQCDAAQAHCAEQQRALRDEREQADAKAQQRRVALRERDRAALAALRERQREARSALAERLERANGQRADARANVRVADADAALIEAHQAMLSQQVALGRDIQEAQSRVNDAGRSHREAVERHQAEQAAQDARLAERRRKEEARNDLTEQLERRGTLLHFVREHAPQAEAQMSAVLSQGTALLLSETLSPARASSIESSLYGIEIDLSRLAPASSVDADLREALEQVTQRLEALRGELESGERAIADAERAARALAKAKSEADLALSRLRSQERALGDAERAKREEIEGSREAAVRAAKEAHAAADEAWQRADADLKEMIEAQRLEEETLVGDHDADGVALEAEISKALSVLSARAGALERARDEQVAAAEAAADKKRSERGVDERILLDAAEAVRLATAARKEAQEAKLLVEEWDMLQKQIDEERPGLEDTVQRLAAEIQALDRDWRAAAESLAERKSAAERMLQQARQEKESAEAAIGPLETLLAMPVTLEVDEVPEVQSVSLRAGLPIADLIASARRAGQAVAEGSQALRKHLAGFQRNFTRTQSAFLREFAASEGYADHAGSSEAAELLQAAGSIERLFGAADEIDPGARHLPDGSHGAKLEAIVAEFLVHQFELDGFVEGLEAVSREVRRQAATIQSAYRRLLSAIESVDAVEIEAAFDLSAIDGYHAAKRMSTALRAYAEERDRAGDTLLLPSEQLVTCTEALANYLAGHAHRRRNELWEAVQLAFTVTRMGGRERKHCRHGDTLVAAFSSGIGMLVAVTVLVGFLENQRRDAPIAVPWMLDELLALDEENIRQLLAAMEQERIYLMTTSPDVPAEVDPCFRRRYVLQSENARGERLAAPIFIESAPRAQAGDPFDVLDAGDTEALAVDGAHQEGSHHA; from the coding sequence ATGCACGATGACAACGCCGCCGGGGAGATGAGCGCAGCGACGAACCCACTTGGCATCTGCCGCGTGGTGCTGCTTGACTCCTACCTGCCGCGCACCGCCTCCGAGCTCACCATCGATGGGCACTTGAGCATCACCGGGCGCAACAGCACCGGCAAGACCAGCCTGCTGCGGCTGCTGCCACTTTTCTTCGGCGCTGAGCCCCGGCGCCTGGTGCGCCCCGGGCGGGAGGGCGGACTGCTCTCCTTTGCCCACTACTACCTGCCGCGCGCCGGCAGTGCGATCGTCTTTGGCTATCGCACGCAGCGCGGCGAGCAGATGGCCGTTTTCATCCCCAACCCCCGTCAGGAGGGGCTTCGCGCGCTGCTGATCGCAGGCGCTTACGACCCGGCGCTTTTCATTGCCCCGGATGACAGCTTCCTGCCGAGCGAGGAGCTTGCCGCACGCGCCCGCGCAGAGGGCCGCCTGGTCGAGCCCTGCACCTCCTACACCGCCTACCGCAACCTCGTCTTCGGCAGCGCCCGGGAGCGCGGCAGAACGGAGGCGGCGCGGCAGTTCAACGTGCTCCACGGCACCGGTGCGCTCTCCGGGCAGTCGCTTGGCAACATCCACACCATCCTCACCGCGACGCTCCATAACCACATCGACGAGCGGCTTTTGCGGCGGCTGCTCTTCGAGCAGGCCGCAAGCGCCAACCCCGCGCACTCCGAGGACGCGCTCTCGCGCATCAACCTCGACCCCGAGCTGCTGCGGCGCTGGGTCGGCAACCACGCCGGGCTCACCACGTTGCTCTCGCTGCGCGAGAGCGCGCGCACGACCCTTGAGAGCGCCGATGCGCTGCGCACCGCCGCGCAGGATGTCGCCATCCACCGTGCCGCCGCAGAGAGGCGCCTTGCGCAGAGCGGCGAGCAGCTTGCGCGCGCCGAGAAGACCATCACCACCCAGATAGCACTGATCGGCGAGATTGACGGGAAATACCAGCTCGCGCAGAAGGCCCATGAGCAGGCGCGCGGCGCGGCCAATGACAACAAGAGCGCCGCGGAGTCGCGAATCAGGGGCTTTCGACTCAGTGAGCAGCGCCTTGTTGAACGCGGGATCGAGGATGCCAGGGCCATTGCCCCCTCGCTCGCTGATCGCCGTCAGGCGGAGGAGGCCGCCGGCAATCGCCTCCAGCTCCTGAAAAGCGAGAACGCCGATATCGAGACCGCCCTTCGCGCCCAGTGCGATGCGGCTCAGGCACATTGTGCGGAGCAGCAGCGCGCGCTTCGCGACGAGCGCGAGCAGGCCGATGCCAAAGCCCAGCAGCGCCGAGTCGCGCTCCGGGAGCGCGACCGCGCTGCGCTCGCCGCACTGCGCGAGCGCCAGCGCGAGGCGCGAAGCGCGCTTGCCGAGCGCCTTGAGCGAGCCAATGGGCAGCGCGCTGATGCAAGGGCGAATGTGCGCGTCGCCGACGCCGACGCCGCCCTGATCGAGGCCCATCAGGCCATGCTGAGTCAGCAGGTCGCGCTGGGGCGTGACATCCAGGAGGCGCAATCCCGGGTTAATGACGCCGGGCGCAGCCACCGCGAGGCGGTCGAGCGCCACCAGGCGGAGCAAGCCGCCCAGGATGCGCGGCTTGCCGAGCGCCGTCGCAAGGAGGAGGCGCGCAACGACCTCACCGAGCAGCTTGAGCGCCGCGGCACGCTTCTGCACTTCGTTCGCGAGCACGCCCCGCAGGCGGAAGCCCAGATGAGCGCGGTGCTGAGCCAGGGCACGGCGCTGCTCCTGAGCGAGACGCTCTCGCCTGCGCGTGCAAGCAGCATCGAGAGCAGTCTCTACGGCATTGAGATCGACCTCTCGCGGCTCGCGCCTGCGTCGTCGGTCGACGCCGACCTCAGGGAGGCGCTTGAGCAGGTCACGCAGCGCCTTGAGGCGCTGCGCGGGGAGCTTGAAAGCGGGGAGCGCGCCATTGCTGATGCCGAGCGCGCAGCACGCGCGCTCGCCAAGGCGAAAAGCGAGGCAGACCTGGCGCTCTCGCGCCTGCGCTCGCAGGAGAGGGCACTCGGCGATGCCGAGCGCGCCAAGCGCGAGGAGATCGAGGGGTCCCGGGAGGCGGCTGTCCGCGCGGCCAAAGAGGCGCATGCCGCCGCCGATGAAGCGTGGCAGCGCGCTGATGCCGATCTCAAGGAGATGATTGAGGCGCAGCGTCTGGAGGAGGAGACGCTTGTCGGTGATCACGATGCCGATGGGGTCGCCCTGGAGGCCGAGATCAGTAAGGCGCTCAGCGTACTCAGTGCGCGCGCCGGGGCCCTCGAGCGCGCGCGCGACGAACAGGTTGCGGCCGCGGAGGCGGCCGCAGACAAGAAGCGCTCGGAGCGCGGCGTCGATGAGCGCATCCTGCTCGACGCGGCCGAGGCCGTCAGACTCGCCACGGCGGCGCGCAAGGAGGCGCAGGAAGCGAAGCTCCTGGTCGAGGAGTGGGACATGCTCCAGAAGCAGATTGACGAGGAGCGACCGGGGCTTGAGGACACCGTGCAGCGCCTGGCAGCGGAGATCCAGGCGCTCGATCGCGACTGGAGGGCCGCCGCCGAGTCCCTCGCCGAGCGGAAGAGCGCCGCAGAGCGGATGCTTCAGCAAGCGCGCCAGGAAAAGGAGTCTGCCGAGGCAGCCATTGGTCCGCTCGAGACGCTTCTCGCCATGCCGGTCACACTGGAGGTGGACGAGGTGCCCGAGGTGCAATCGGTCAGCCTGCGCGCAGGGCTTCCGATCGCCGATCTCATCGCCTCGGCGAGGCGCGCCGGGCAGGCGGTTGCCGAGGGCAGCCAGGCGCTTCGCAAACACCTGGCAGGCTTCCAGCGCAACTTCACCCGCACGCAATCGGCGTTTCTGCGGGAGTTTGCCGCGAGCGAGGGCTATGCCGATCACGCCGGCAGCAGCGAGGCGGCAGAGCTCCTTCAGGCCGCCGGCTCGATCGAGCGCCTCTTCGGCGCGGCCGATGAGATCGACCCTGGCGCGCGACACCTCCCCGACGGGAGCCATGGCGCGAAGCTCGAGGCCATCGTCGCCGAGTTCCTGGTCCACCAGTTCGAGCTCGATGGCTTTGTCGAGGGACTCGAGGCGGTAAGCCGGGAGGTGCGCCGCCAGGCCGCCACCATCCAGAGCGCCTACCGCCGCCTGCTCTCGGCGATCGAGAGCGTTGACGCCGTCGAGATCGAGGCCGCCTTCGACCTCTCGGCAATCGACGGTTACCACGCCGCAAAGCGGATGAGTACTGCGCTTCGCGCCTACGCCGAGGAGCGCGATCGCGCCGGCGATACGCTGCTGCTACCCTCCGAGCAGCTGGTCACGTGCACCGAGGCGCTTGCCAACTATCTGGCAGGCCATGCCCATCGGCGGCGCAACGAGCTCTGGGAGGCCGTGCAGCTTGCCTTCACCGTGACCCGCATGGGTGGTCGCGAGCGCAAGCACTGTCGCCACGGCGACACCCTGGTGGCCGCCTTCTCCTCGGGCATCGGCATGCTGGTGGCGGTCACCGTGCTGGTGGGCTTTCTCGAGAATCAGCGGCGCGATGCGCCGATCGCCGTGCCGTGGATGCTCGATGAGCTGCTCGCGCTCGACGAGGAGAACATCCGCCAGCTGCTTGCCGCGATGGAGCAGGAGCGGATCTACCTCATGACCACCTCGCCGGATGTGCCCGCCGAGGTTGACCCCTGCTTCCGCCGCCGCTACGTGCTCCAGTCGGAGAACGCCCGGGGCGAGCGCCTGGCCGCACCGATCTTCATCGAGTCAGCACCCCGCGCCCAGGCCGGCGACCCCTTCGATGTGCTCGATGCGGGCGACACCGAGGCCCTGGCTGTGGACGGCGCCCACCAGGAGGGCTCGCATCATGCGTGA
- a CDS encoding AAA family ATPase — translation MTTTRIINLIGAPCAGKSTVAAGLFHAMKMRGMRVELVTEFAKDVVWDGHFSLLEDQIFVFAEQHRRLNRLVGKVDYIITDSPLLLSAFYQPAGYPETFTPMVVDFYHRYDNRLYYLERTADYSADGRLQMEQEADEIAAGLLAFLAGTGVDYTPLASDREAVERILTDVLADSPGRTRSGYTAALEPLIGAHRAHLGLDPDDWSLPALERYSGEFLLGLCGGELRCLRLAADFEPDALVGEGAAIMTREAYAREAIIAESETIIHGRVGSVGTVSAARAGEVLAAHCRHARRRAHRALQEPIQLLR, via the coding sequence GTGACCACCACCCGGATCATCAACCTGATTGGCGCGCCGTGCGCGGGCAAGTCCACCGTCGCGGCAGGGCTTTTTCATGCCATGAAGATGCGCGGCATGCGCGTTGAGCTCGTCACCGAGTTCGCCAAGGACGTGGTCTGGGACGGACACTTCTCGCTGCTCGAGGACCAGATCTTCGTCTTCGCCGAGCAGCACCGACGACTCAACCGCCTGGTCGGCAAGGTCGACTACATCATCACCGACAGCCCCCTGCTGCTCTCCGCCTTCTACCAGCCAGCGGGCTATCCGGAGACCTTCACGCCGATGGTGGTCGACTTCTACCACCGCTACGACAACCGCCTCTACTACCTCGAGCGCACCGCCGACTACAGCGCCGATGGGCGCTTGCAGATGGAGCAGGAGGCCGATGAGATCGCCGCCGGGCTGCTCGCCTTTCTCGCCGGTACGGGGGTTGACTACACGCCGCTTGCAAGCGACCGCGAGGCGGTCGAGCGGATCCTGACGGACGTGCTCGCCGACTCGCCGGGGCGCACGCGCAGTGGCTACACAGCGGCGCTCGAGCCACTGATCGGCGCGCACCGCGCGCACCTGGGGCTCGACCCCGATGACTGGTCACTGCCCGCGCTGGAGCGCTACAGTGGTGAGTTCCTGCTCGGGCTTTGTGGCGGCGAGCTGCGCTGCCTGCGCCTCGCCGCGGACTTCGAGCCGGACGCCCTCGTGGGCGAGGGTGCGGCGATCATGACCCGCGAGGCCTATGCGCGCGAGGCGATCATCGCCGAGAGCGAGACGATCATCCATGGCCGGGTTGGCAGCGTCGGCACGGTCAGTGCGGCGCGCGCAGGGGAAGTCCTTGCCGCACACTGCCGACACGCCCGGCGCCGCGCGCACCGGGCGCTCCAGGAGCCGATCCAGCTGCTGCGCTAG
- a CDS encoding type II toxin-antitoxin system HicB family antitoxin, protein MRFSYPALMRYAGGQEIELTFPDLPDTPIAQGEELEAYRQATEILTEALATRLKIGAPLPAPAPESGDTSVPVPGWLAAKLALYFAMQRTGVRSAAELGGALGMNAKSAARLLDPDKRARLEDIERALAALGLRLTLELTTRGEGSGIAAH, encoded by the coding sequence ATGCGTTTTTCCTACCCCGCGCTGATGCGCTACGCTGGTGGCCAGGAGATTGAGCTCACCTTCCCCGACCTGCCCGATACGCCAATCGCCCAGGGCGAGGAGCTCGAGGCCTATCGCCAGGCAACCGAGATTCTCACCGAGGCGCTGGCCACGCGGCTGAAGATCGGCGCGCCGCTGCCTGCCCCGGCCCCGGAGAGCGGGGACACCTCGGTGCCGGTGCCCGGTTGGCTTGCCGCCAAGCTTGCGCTGTACTTCGCGATGCAGCGCACCGGTGTGCGCTCGGCGGCGGAGCTTGGCGGGGCCCTTGGGATGAACGCAAAGAGCGCCGCGCGGCTGCTTGACCCGGATAAGCGGGCGCGGCTTGAGGATATCGAGCGGGCGCTCGCCGCCCTTGGGCTCAGACTGACGCTCGAGCTCACCACCCGCGGCGAGGGCTCGGGGATCGCGGCGCACTAG
- the tnpA gene encoding IS200/IS605 family transposase: protein MATDNDLRHGRRCVFKMHVHLVFVAKYRRNVFDGDAIERLRAIFARVCTDFDAALIEMDGEDDHVHLLVEYPPKIAVSSLVNSLKGVSSRLLRKERPDIQSRYFKGVLWSPSYFAASCGGAPISIVRQYIEQQQTPA from the coding sequence ATGGCAACTGACAACGACTTGAGGCACGGTAGGCGCTGCGTTTTCAAGATGCACGTGCATTTGGTCTTTGTGGCGAAGTATCGCCGCAATGTATTCGATGGCGACGCCATCGAGCGACTGCGCGCGATCTTCGCACGCGTCTGCACCGACTTCGATGCAGCCCTGATCGAAATGGATGGCGAGGACGATCATGTACACCTGCTGGTCGAGTATCCACCAAAGATCGCCGTCTCGAGCCTCGTGAACAGCCTCAAGGGCGTGTCCAGCCGCCTTCTGCGCAAGGAACGCCCGGATATCCAGAGTCGCTACTTCAAGGGCGTCCTTTGGTCGCCCTCCTACTTTGCGGCGAGCTGTGGTGGCGCGCCGATCTCCATCGTGCGCCAGTACATCGAGCAGCAACAGACGCCGGCCTGA
- a CDS encoding RNA-guided endonuclease InsQ/TnpB family protein, protein MKRQQAFKFELRPNGEQQRQMRRFAGACRFVFNRALALQKERYRQGEKHLGYAGLCKLLTEWRNSAETAWLADAPVHPLQQSLKDLCRAYTHFFEKRAERPRFRKKGLSESFRYPDPKQLRLDQANSRLYLPKLGWLRYRNSRGVLGTVKNVTVSQAGGKWFVSIQTEREVQQPLPQAVSAIGIDMGIARFATLSDGTFYAPLNSFRRHERSLRKAQQAMGRKTKFSSNWRKAKARIQRIHTRIGNARRDYLHKATTTISKSHAMVCIEELQVRNMSKSAAGCVEKPGRHVRAKSGLNKAILDQGWFEFRRQLDYKLAWSGGCLIAVAPQNTSRTCPRCGHVSKDNRRKQALFACLDCGFEEHADLVGAINILRAGHARFACEVSDEVMSPAAGTHRSDSGYAPCVA, encoded by the coding sequence ATGAAGCGCCAGCAAGCTTTCAAGTTCGAGCTGCGCCCCAACGGCGAGCAGCAGCGCCAGATGCGCCGCTTCGCCGGCGCGTGCCGCTTCGTCTTCAACCGGGCGCTGGCGCTTCAGAAGGAGCGCTATCGGCAGGGCGAGAAGCACCTCGGCTATGCGGGTCTCTGCAAGCTTCTCACCGAATGGCGCAACAGCGCCGAGACCGCCTGGCTGGCGGATGCGCCGGTGCACCCGCTGCAGCAGTCGCTGAAGGATCTCTGCCGGGCGTACACCCACTTCTTCGAGAAGCGCGCCGAGCGGCCGCGGTTCAGGAAGAAAGGGCTGTCCGAGAGCTTCCGCTACCCTGACCCGAAGCAGCTCCGGCTCGACCAGGCGAACAGCCGCCTCTACCTGCCGAAGCTCGGGTGGCTTCGCTACCGCAACAGCCGGGGTGTGCTGGGCACGGTGAAAAATGTCACCGTCAGCCAGGCGGGTGGCAAATGGTTTGTGTCGATACAGACCGAGCGCGAGGTGCAGCAACCGCTGCCGCAAGCCGTCAGCGCGATCGGGATCGACATGGGCATCGCGCGTTTCGCAACGCTCTCGGACGGCACGTTCTATGCGCCACTGAACAGCTTCAGGCGCCACGAGCGGTCCCTGCGCAAGGCGCAGCAGGCCATGGGCCGCAAGACCAAATTCAGCAGCAACTGGAGGAAGGCAAAGGCGCGTATCCAGCGCATCCACACCCGGATCGGCAATGCCCGCCGCGACTACCTGCACAAGGCCACGACCACGATCAGCAAAAGCCACGCGATGGTGTGTATCGAGGAGCTGCAGGTGCGCAACATGTCGAAGTCGGCGGCGGGCTGCGTTGAGAAACCGGGGAGACATGTTCGGGCCAAGTCCGGCCTGAATAAGGCGATTCTCGATCAGGGATGGTTCGAGTTCCGCCGCCAGCTCGACTACAAGCTCGCGTGGAGCGGCGGATGCCTCATCGCCGTGGCGCCACAGAACACGAGCCGGACCTGCCCGCGCTGCGGCCATGTGTCGAAGGACAACCGGCGCAAGCAGGCACTGTTCGCGTGCCTGGACTGCGGCTTCGAGGAGCATGCGGACCTGGTCGGCGCCATCAATATTCTAAGGGCGGGACACGCCCGGTTCGCCTGTGAAGTGAGCGATGAAGTAATGTCGCCAGCAGCAGGAACCCACCGAAGCGACTCAGGGTACGCTCCATGCGTAGCCTGA
- a CDS encoding 5'-3' exonuclease has product MDQRLLLIDASSCFYRAFHSRAPRQSASGEEIGAIMGAYYGIEELVHAHPSSHLAVVFDVPGATFRETLYPDYKANRGPKPPEALSQLAHLQLLLGYAGYPVVAVPGIEADDTMGTFARLGAEAGLDVVIATPDKDLCQLVDERIKIWDPRNNVLLDAEAVQARHGVAPAQMIDYLTLLGDTSDNIPGVDGVGPKTAVRWLADHGTLDAIIASADNVKGKVGERLRAHLPQFALCRELATIRCDCETGLALADLVREEPLTAAMAAMMASLDLGGLPKSISGEAATPPAPPSVSAPVAASAAPQTPRNDDPQVAMGF; this is encoded by the coding sequence ATGGACCAGCGACTGCTGCTGATCGACGCCTCCTCGTGCTTCTACCGCGCCTTTCACTCCCGCGCCCCGCGCCAGAGTGCCAGTGGCGAGGAGATCGGCGCCATCATGGGCGCCTACTACGGCATCGAGGAGCTGGTGCACGCCCACCCGTCGAGCCACCTGGCGGTGGTCTTCGATGTGCCGGGGGCAACCTTCCGCGAGACGCTCTACCCCGACTACAAGGCGAACCGCGGGCCAAAGCCCCCGGAGGCGCTCTCCCAGCTCGCCCACCTCCAGCTGCTGCTTGGCTATGCCGGCTACCCGGTGGTGGCCGTGCCCGGTATCGAGGCCGACGACACCATGGGCACCTTCGCGCGCCTCGGTGCCGAGGCCGGCCTTGATGTGGTGATTGCAACGCCGGACAAGGATCTCTGCCAGCTGGTCGATGAGCGGATCAAAATCTGGGACCCGCGCAACAACGTCCTGCTCGATGCCGAGGCTGTGCAGGCGCGCCACGGGGTTGCCCCGGCGCAGATGATCGACTACCTGACACTGCTCGGCGATACCTCCGATAATATCCCGGGGGTTGACGGCGTGGGACCGAAGACCGCCGTGCGCTGGCTTGCTGACCACGGCACGCTTGACGCCATCATCGCCAGCGCCGACAACGTCAAGGGCAAGGTCGGCGAGCGGCTGCGCGCGCATCTGCCGCAGTTCGCGCTCTGCCGGGAGCTTGCCACCATCCGCTGCGACTGCGAGACAGGCCTGGCTCTCGCCGACCTGGTGCGCGAGGAGCCACTGACCGCGGCCATGGCGGCGATGATGGCAAGCCTTGATCTCGGCGGGCTGCCGAAATCGATCAGCGGCGAGGCCGCAACGCCGCCTGCCCCGCCGTCTGTCAGCGCGCCGGTGGCAGCGTCTGCGGCGCCACAGACCCCGCGCAATGACGACCCCCAGGTGGCCATGGGCTTCTAG
- a CDS encoding MarR family winged helix-turn-helix transcriptional regulator — protein MRQDTLAIHTLITTTGHLRALDSRIEAQAVLCFALIAAHPGIAMSDLAERLGLTLGGTSRNISKLCDVGNGLGLVSREEDPVDRRLKRMRLTERGERFCRDLGGALAAITPPREWR, from the coding sequence ATGCGCCAGGACACCCTCGCCATCCACACCCTGATCACCACCACGGGGCATTTGCGCGCGCTCGACAGCCGCATCGAGGCGCAGGCCGTGCTCTGCTTCGCGCTGATCGCAGCCCACCCGGGTATCGCCATGAGTGACCTCGCCGAGCGCCTTGGTCTTACCCTCGGCGGGACCTCGCGCAACATCTCCAAGCTCTGCGATGTCGGCAATGGCCTTGGCCTGGTGAGCCGTGAGGAGGATCCAGTCGACCGGCGCCTGAAGCGCATGCGCCTCACCGAGCGGGGCGAGCGCTTCTGTCGCGATCTCGGCGGCGCCCTCGCTGCGATCACCCCGCCGAGGGAGTGGCGCTAG
- a CDS encoding SNF2-related protein — MRTYGELARDKEAGRWVLCELAPHVAIRLKQLFPRLAKWETRVFRFPADDIHCADLAWFTARYPLAMKAADRKALLAGERRYHRSCTQREEILTPDYTPSVLTGLRPGQAVRPYQGQAIDLVCSRRTLLLGDDVGLGKTYSAAGLMVSPGTLPAAVVVQTNLQYQWEEKLTGFTTLRVHRIRKARPYALPEADVYLFRYSQLLGWIDFFQTGFFTAAVFDEAQELRTGRESAKGRAAAALAAAADYRLGLSATPIYNYGVEMWNIYDILEPGLLGSHEEFLREWTNGDQVVRDPDALGTYLREQHVFLRRTKADVGQQMPPVNTLVEHVSSDPGALAAVEELARALAQKTTTGSFMERGRAGRELDLLLRQATGIGKAPAVAQFVRILLEAGVPVLLAGWHREVYRIWLEALAEFNPVMYTGSESPAQKEAAKRAFASGETNLMIISLRSAAGLDGIQYRCSTVVAGELDWSPKVHEQLVGRLYREGQTTVVDAIYLNTDDGSDPPMVELLGLKDAQSAAIIDPNAPVRRRHSDKGRIQALAERYLAGREGGAAAA, encoded by the coding sequence ATGCGGACCTACGGAGAACTTGCCCGTGACAAGGAGGCGGGGCGCTGGGTGCTCTGCGAGCTCGCCCCGCATGTCGCCATTCGCCTGAAGCAGCTCTTCCCGCGGCTTGCCAAGTGGGAGACGCGCGTCTTTCGCTTCCCCGCCGATGACATCCACTGCGCGGATCTTGCCTGGTTCACGGCGCGCTACCCGCTTGCGATGAAGGCGGCGGACAGAAAGGCGCTCCTTGCCGGTGAGCGGCGCTACCACCGCTCCTGCACGCAGCGCGAGGAGATCCTGACACCCGACTACACGCCGAGTGTGCTGACCGGGCTCAGGCCCGGGCAGGCCGTGCGCCCCTACCAGGGCCAGGCCATTGACCTGGTGTGCTCGCGCCGCACGCTGCTTCTCGGCGACGATGTCGGCCTCGGCAAGACTTACTCCGCGGCAGGCCTCATGGTCTCGCCGGGCACGCTGCCCGCAGCAGTTGTCGTGCAGACCAATCTCCAGTACCAGTGGGAGGAGAAGCTCACCGGTTTCACGACCCTTCGGGTTCACCGGATCAGAAAGGCGCGGCCCTACGCGCTGCCAGAGGCCGATGTCTATCTCTTTCGCTACAGCCAGTTGCTCGGCTGGATCGACTTCTTCCAGACCGGCTTTTTCACCGCGGCGGTGTTCGATGAGGCCCAGGAGCTTCGCACCGGGCGGGAGAGCGCCAAGGGGCGAGCTGCCGCGGCGCTTGCGGCGGCCGCCGACTACCGCCTGGGGCTCTCCGCGACGCCGATCTACAACTACGGGGTCGAGATGTGGAACATCTACGACATCCTCGAGCCGGGGCTCCTTGGCAGCCACGAGGAGTTCCTGCGCGAGTGGACCAATGGCGATCAGGTGGTGCGCGACCCCGATGCGCTTGGCACCTACCTGCGCGAGCAGCACGTCTTCCTGCGCCGCACCAAGGCCGACGTCGGCCAGCAGATGCCGCCGGTCAACACCCTGGTCGAGCATGTCTCCTCCGACCCCGGCGCACTCGCTGCGGTGGAGGAGCTCGCCCGGGCGCTCGCGCAGAAAACCACCACCGGGAGCTTCATGGAGCGCGGGCGGGCCGGGCGCGAGCTCGACCTGCTGCTGCGCCAGGCGACGGGCATTGGCAAGGCGCCGGCGGTGGCGCAGTTCGTGCGCATCCTTCTTGAGGCGGGCGTGCCGGTGCTGCTCGCCGGTTGGCACCGCGAGGTCTACCGGATCTGGCTCGAGGCGCTCGCCGAGTTCAACCCCGTGATGTACACCGGCAGCGAGTCACCGGCGCAGAAGGAGGCGGCCAAGCGCGCTTTCGCGAGCGGGGAGACCAACCTCATGATCATCTCGCTGCGCTCCGCCGCTGGGCTCGATGGCATCCAGTACCGCTGCTCGACCGTGGTCGCCGGCGAGCTCGACTGGTCACCGAAGGTCCATGAGCAGCTCGTCGGGCGGCTCTACCGTGAGGGGCAGACAACGGTGGTCGACGCCATCTATCTCAACACCGATGATGGTTCAGACCCGCCCATGGTCGAGCTCCTGGGGCTGAAGGACGCGCAGTCAGCGGCCATCATTGACCCCAACGCCCCGGTGCGCCGACGGCACAGCGACAAGGGCCGCATCCAGGCGCTCGCCGAGCGCTACCTGGCGGGCCGGGAGGGGGGTGCTGCCGCCGCCTGA